In Camelina sativa cultivar DH55 chromosome 16, Cs, whole genome shotgun sequence, a single window of DNA contains:
- the LOC104751350 gene encoding germin-like protein subfamily T member 3 has product MDHISQISSFLSRGIILLTLVMITLFTNPTLSSINRNPLQDFCVADLEASPTNSGYPCKLQVTSEDFFYSGLNTPLNTSNPKGTAANSANLMTFPGLNTMGISMYNVEIAPGGYNPPHSHTGATEAGVVIEGSVLVGFLTTNYTLYQKVIGPGDMFVIPPGLIHYEGNVGKTQSRLLTVVADDLPSEVVLPHTLFATKPAIPDAVLMKAFKADSKTINMLRTKFTT; this is encoded by the coding sequence ATGGATCATATTTCACAAATCTCTTCTTTCCTCTCCAGAGGTATAATCCTCCTTACACTCGTCATGATCACTCTCTTCACGAATCCTACTCTCTCATCCATAAACCGTAACCCCTTACAAGACTTCTGTGTAGCTGATCTCGAAGCTTCCCCAACCAACAGTGGCTACCCCTGCAAGTTACAAGTCACCTCTGAAGACTTCTTTTATTCCGGCTTGAACACTCCTTTAAACACCTCGAACCCAAAAGGTACTGCCGCTAATTCAGCTAATCTCATGACCTTTCCAGGCCTAAACACTATGGGAATATCCATGTACAACGTTGAAATAGCCCCTGGAGGATACAACCCGCCTCACTCTCACACAGGTGCAACAGAGGCAGGGGTCGTGATCGAAGGCTCGGTCTTGGTTGGGTTCTTGACGACTAACTATACGTTGTACCAGAAGGTTATTGGACCCGGTGATATGTTTGTGATTCCTCCGGGACTCATTCATTACGAGGGGAACGTTGGGAAAACGCAATCACGTCTCTTGACGGTGGTTGCTGACGACTTGCCTAGCGAGGTTGTTCTGCCTCACACTTTGTTCGCTACCAAACCCGCGATTCCAGACGCAGTATTGATGAAGGCGTTTAAGGCGGATAGTAAAACAATCAACATGCTCAGGACAAAGTTTACTACTTGA
- the LOC104751352 gene encoding probable myosin-binding protein 6 codes for FSLLHXFVIYTVLEWSLIVILFIDGLIAFFSNQFAKFFELNIPCLLCTRIDHILVPRDPQSYYNESICDSHKKKVSSLAYCHVHKKLSEIKHMCEGCLLSFATEKDSDCDTYKSLIGILHKDLELLIDDERELPLAFKKDDNFVQTTKNLVDYKINNNNNNLKSDSLKEHCSCCGELLKMKSEKFPKNNSFLAPAPSPRVSYNKQSENESEFKDLDMDRTPSFVRGGNKFFGVPLSDSAQNSPRWSVRSLKKPLLDKPENASDTADQNGESILHQLKKEVRLDKKSLIDLYMELDEERSASAVAANEAMAMITRLQAEKAAVQMEALQYQRMMDEQAEYDQEALQSMSSELAKREDEMKELEAEFEAYREKYGCLSDEDDAREEFLEQNGDASADTTKPVSDWVVCSSNQEENGQSIDQNESTKSQMKVSEESTTENDVSEHEQRGNESKEGIVKELSDITERLSALQSNGDLLKHIANVLDVSEGEAILLQISQNLHMLRSFVAMPSESMDL; via the exons ttcagtttgCTCCATNATTTCGTCATCTACACTGTTCTTGAATGGAGCCTCATCGTCATCCTCTTCATCGATGGCCTTATCGCTTTTTTCTCAAACCAATTCGCCAAATTCTTCGAACTCAACATTCCTTGTCTTCTCTGCACCAGGATCGACCACATTCTCGTCCCTAGAGACCCTCAATCTTATTACAACGAGTCAATCTGCGACTCTCACAAGAAGAAAGTCTCTTCTCTTGCTTATTGCCATGTCCATAAGAAGCTCTCTGAGATCAAACATATGTGTGAAGGATGTCTTCTCTCTTTCGCCACCGAGAAAGACTCTGACTGTGATACTTATAAGTCTCTCATTGGAATCTTACACAAAGATCTCGAGCTTCTCATTGACGATGAACGTGAACTTCCCTTGGCGTTCAAGAAAGACGACAATTTTGTTCAGACAACAAAAAATCTTGTGGATTACaagattaacaacaacaacaacaaccttaaAAGTGATAGCTTGAAGGAACATTGTTCGTGTTGTGGAGAATTATTAAAGATGAAATCTGAGAAGTTTCCGAAGAACAACTCTTTCCTGGCCCCTGCTCCTTCACCTAGGGTTTCGTACAATAAACAGTCTGAAAACGAATCTGAGTTTAAGGATCTGGATATGGACAGAACACCGAGTTTTGTAAGAGGAGGTAACAAGTTTTTTGGGGTCCCTCTGTCTGATTCGGCGCAAAACAGTCCACGATGGTCCGTTCGGTCTCTAAAGAAACCCCTTTTGGATAAGCCAGAGAATGCTTCGGACACGGCAGATCAAAACGGTGAATCCATCCTTCATCAGCTCAAGAAAGAGGTTCGCTTGGACAAGAAGTCACTCATTGATTTGTATATGGAGTTAGATGAAGAGAGAAGTGCTTCAGCTGTTGCAGCCAACGAAGCGATGGCTATGATCACGAGGCTTCAAGCTGAGAAAGCCGCTGTTCAGATGGAGGCTTTGCAGTACCAAAGAATGATGGATGAACAAGCAGAGTATGACCAAGAAGCTTTGCAGTCTATGAGTAGTGAATTGGCGAAGAGGGAGGACGAAATGAAGGAGCTTGAAGCTGAGTTTGAGGCTTACAGAGAGAAATATGGATGTTTGTCAGATGAAGACGATGCACGAGAAGAGTTTCTTGAACAAAACGGCGATGCTAGTGCAGATACAACTAAACCAGTCTCGGATTGGGTGGTCTGTTCTTCAAATCAGGAGGAGAATGGCCAAAGCATCGATCAAAATGAGTCTACAAAATCACAAATGAAAGTGTCAGAGGAGTCTACCACAGAAAATGATGTCTCTGAACATGAACAAAGAG GGAATGAAAGCAAAGAAGGGATTGTAAAAGAGCTTTCAGACATCACAGAGAGGCTAAGTGCTCTTCAATCAAATGGTGATTTGTTGAAACATATTGCTAATGTTTTGGATGTTAGTGAAGGAGAAGCAATTCTATTGCAGATATCTCAAAATTTGCACATGCTTCGTAGTTTTGTTGCTATGCCTTCAGAATCCATGGACTTGTAA
- the LOC104751351 gene encoding probable myosin-binding protein 6: MFIQLLCFFLFLFLLLQATMSKRSFKKFVEQELGSLPHFVIYTVLEWSLIVILFIDGLIAFFSNQFAKFFELNIPCLLCTRIDHILVPGDPQSYYNESICDSHKKKVSSLAYCHVHKKLSEIKHMCEGCLLSFATEKDSDCDTYKSLIGILHKDLELLIDDERELPLAFKKDDNFVQTTKNLVDYKINNNNNNLKSDSLKEHCSCCGELLKMKSEKFPKNNSFLAPAPSPRVSYNKQSENESEFKDLDMDRTPSFVRGGNKFFGVPLSDSAQNSPRWSVRSLKKPLLDKPENASDTADQNGESILHQLKKEVRLDKKSLIDLYMELDEERSASAVAANEAMAMITRLQAEKAAVQMEALQYQRMMDEQAEYDQEALQSMSSELAKREDEMKDLEAEFEAYREKYGCLTDEDDAREEVHEQNGNASADDACQETKPVSDLAVYSSNQEEDGQSIDQNESTKSQMKVSEESTAKNDISEHEQRGNESKEGIVKELSEITERLSALQSNGDLLKHIADVLDVSEGEAILLQISQNLHMLRSFVAMPSESMDL, encoded by the exons ATGTTTATAcaattgctctgttttttcctgttcttgtttcttcttttacaaGCCACCATGTCTAAACGTTCTTTTAAGAAGTTCGTGGAACAAGAACTCGGATCTCTTCCTCATTTCGTCATCTACACTGTTCTTGAATGGAGCCTCATCGTTATCCTCTTCATCGATGGCCTTATCGCCTTTTTCTCAAACCAATTCGCCAAATTCTTCGAACTCAACATTCCTTGTCTTCTCTGCACCAGGATCGACCACATTCTCGTCCCTGGAGACCCTCAATCATATTACAACGAGTCAATCTGCGACTCTCACAAGAAGAAAGTCTCTTCTCTTGCTTATTGCCATGTCCATAAGAAGCTCTCTGAGATCAAACATATGTGTGAAGGATGTCTTCTCTCTTTCGCCACCGAGAAAGACTCTGACTGTGATACTTATAAGTCTCTCATTGGAATCTTACACAAAGATCTCGAGCTTCTCATTGACGATGAACGTGAACTTCCCTTGGCGTTCAAGAAAGACGACAATTTTGTTCAGACAACAAAAAATCTTGTGGATTACaagattaacaacaacaacaacaaccttaaAAGTGATAGCTTGAAGGAACATTGTTCGTGTTGTGGAGAATTATTAAAGATGAAATCTGAGAAGTTTCCGAAGAACAACTCTTTCCTGGCCCCTGCTCCTTCACCTAGGGTTTCGTACAATAAACAGTCTGAAAACGAATCTGAGTTTAAGGATCTGGATATGGACAGAACACCGAGTTTTGTAAGAGGAGGTAACAAGTTTTTTGGGGTCCCTCTGTCTGATTCGGCGCAAAACAGTCCACGATGGTCCGTTCGGTCTCTAAAGAAACCCCTTTTGGATAAGCCAGAGAATGCTTCGGACACGGCAGATCAAAACGGTGAATCCATCCTTCATCAGCTCAAGAAAGAGGTTCGCTTGGACAAGAAGTCACTCATTGATTTGTATATGGAGTTAGATGAAGAGAGAAGTGCTTCAGCTGTTGCAGCCAACGAAGCGATGGCTATGATCACGAGGCTTCAAGCCGAGAAAGCCGCTGTTCAAATGGAGGCTTTGCAGTACCAAAGAATGATGGATGAACAAGCAGAGTATGACCAAGAAGCTTTGCAGTCTATGAGTAGTGAATTGGCGAAAAGGGAGGACGAAATGAAGGATCTTGAAGCTGAATTTGAGGCTTACAGAGAGAAATATGGATGTTTGACAGATGAAGACGATGCACGAGAAGAAGTTCATGAACAAAACGGTAATGCTAGTGCAGATGATGCTTGCCAAGAAACTAAACCAGTCTCGGATTTGGCGGTCTATTCTTCAAATCAGGAAGAGGATGGCCAAAGCATCGATCAAAATGAGTCTACAAAATCACAAATGAAAGTGTCAGAGGAGTCTACCGCAAAAAATGATATCTCTGAACATGAACAAAGAG GGAATGAAAGCAAAGAAGGGATAGTGAAAGAGCTTTCAGAGATCACAGAGAGGCTAAGTGCTCTTCAGTCAAATGGTGATCTGTTGAAACATATTGCTGATGTTTTGGATGTTAGTGAAGGAGAAGCAATTCTATTGCAGATATCTCAAAATTTGCACATGCTTCGTAGTTTTGTTGCTATGCCTTCAGAATCCATGGACTTGTAA
- the LOC109129531 gene encoding probable myosin-binding protein 6, with amino-acid sequence MCEGCLLSFATEKDSDCDTYKSLIGILHKDLELLIDDERELPLAFKKDDNFVQTTKNLVDYKINNNNNNLKSDSLKEHCSCCGELLKMKSEKFPKNNSFLAPAPSPRVSYNKQSENESEFKDLDMDRTPSFVRGGNKFFGVPLSDSAQNSPRWSVRSLKKPLLDKPENASDTADQNGESILHQLKKEVRLDKKSLIDLYMELDEERSASAVAANEXILLVTSIIVELILFPSKSRFSFYTYILVWDD; translated from the coding sequence ATGTGTGAAGGATGTCTTCTCTCTTTCGCCACCGAGAAAGACTCTGACTGTGATACTTATAAGTCTCTCATTGGAATCTTACACAAAGATCTCGAGCTTCTCATTGACGATGAACGTGAACTTCCCTTGGCGTTCAAGAAAGACGACAATTTTGTTCAGACAACAAAAAATCTTGTGGATTACaagattaacaacaacaacaacaaccttaaAAGTGATAGCTTGAAGGAACATTGTTCGTGTTGTGGAGAATTATTAAAGATGAAATCTGAGAAGTTTCCGAAGAACAACTCTTTCCTGGCCCCTGCTCCTTCACCTAGGGTTTCGTACAATAAACAGTCTGAAAACGAATCTGAGTTTAAGGATCTGGATATGGACAGAACACCGAGTTTTGTAAGAGGAGGTAACAAGTTTTTTGGGGTCCCTCTGTCTGATTCGGCGCAAAACAGTCCACGATGGTCCGTTCGGTCTCTAAAGAAACCCCTTTTGGATAAGCCAGAGAATGCTTCGGACACGGCAGATCAAAACGGTGAATCCATCCTTCATCAGCTCAAGAAAGAGGTTCGCTTGGACAAGAAGTCACTCATTGATTTGTATATGGAGTTAGATGAAGAGAGAAGTGCTTCAGCTGTTGCAGCCAACGAANACATTTTATTGGTCACTTCCATTATAGTGGAGCTTATTCTTTTCCCATCAAAATCCAGATTCTCTTTTTATACTTATATTTTAGTGTGGGATGATTAG